A genomic region of Methanobacterium sp. SMA-27 contains the following coding sequences:
- a CDS encoding aconitase X catalytic domain-containing protein: MHLTREEEKMYAGEEGPAVEKCMEILVALGDIYGAGKLVSITSAQISGVSYKTIGDAGLEFLEDLSKDALVRVPSTLNPAGVDLKIWRELGFSEEFTKKQLAIVEAYQKMGVSTTCTCTPYLVGNVPTFGSHIAWSESSAVCYANSVLGARTNREGGPGALSAAICGRTAKYGYHLEEERHPNLQVEIDTSVMGSDFGAIGYMVGNHVGGGVPYFKFKKSPSTDQLKWLGAALASSGAVALYHVENTTPESKWALKFIANNKVEKLSINRNDIEETKEKLSTTNEKPDLICVGCPHASLEEIRKVAETVAGRKLKNMLWVCTSISVKAASDRMGYTQIIENAGGKIVCDTCMVVAPIEELDYKVVGVDSAKAANYVPNMCGIDVVYNDLENLIIEDK; this comes from the coding sequence ATGCACCTAACACGCGAAGAAGAAAAGATGTATGCCGGTGAGGAAGGACCAGCAGTAGAGAAATGTATGGAGATTCTAGTAGCTCTTGGAGATATATACGGAGCAGGAAAACTAGTTTCTATCACTTCTGCACAGATATCTGGTGTTTCATATAAAACTATTGGTGATGCAGGACTAGAGTTTCTAGAAGATCTTTCAAAAGATGCGCTTGTTAGAGTCCCTTCAACTCTAAATCCTGCTGGTGTTGATCTTAAAATATGGAGAGAATTGGGATTTTCTGAAGAATTCACTAAAAAACAGCTTGCAATTGTAGAAGCATATCAGAAAATGGGAGTATCAACCACTTGTACATGCACACCATATTTAGTTGGAAATGTACCAACTTTTGGCTCACATATTGCATGGTCAGAGTCATCTGCCGTTTGTTATGCAAATTCAGTTTTAGGTGCACGTACTAATCGTGAAGGAGGGCCAGGAGCTCTTTCAGCAGCAATTTGTGGAAGAACTGCGAAGTACGGATATCATCTTGAAGAGGAGAGACATCCAAATTTACAGGTTGAAATTGATACGTCTGTAATGGGCTCGGACTTTGGTGCCATAGGTTACATGGTAGGAAACCATGTTGGTGGAGGAGTTCCATACTTTAAATTTAAAAAAAGTCCATCAACTGACCAACTTAAATGGCTTGGAGCTGCACTTGCATCATCAGGTGCTGTTGCGCTCTATCATGTAGAAAACACCACACCGGAAAGTAAATGGGCACTTAAATTTATTGCAAATAATAAAGTTGAAAAATTATCTATTAATCGAAATGATATTGAAGAAACCAAAGAAAAATTATCAACAACTAACGAAAAACCTGATCTGATTTGTGTTGGATGTCCACATGCATCACTTGAAGAGATAAGAAAGGTAGCTGAAACTGTTGCAGGTCGTAAACTAAAAAACATGTTATGGGTATGCACTTCTATTTCAGTTAAAGCTGCTTCAGACAGAATGGGTTACACCCAAATTATTGAAAATGCAGGAGGAAAAATAGTTTGTGACACTTGTATGGTAGTTGCTCCAATAGAAGAACTTGATTACAAAGTAGTTGGAGTAGATTCAGCCAAAGCCGCAAATTATGTTCCTAATATGTGTGGAATTGATGTTGTATACAACGATCTAGAGAATTTAATTATTGAAGATAAATAA
- a CDS encoding DHH family phosphoesterase: MIQKQQHSLLNKAEEACNLLRRHLKQDHVVRIISHNDADGISAAGVMCNAIAKEKGKFHVTIVPRLKDEVLSKFFKEKYKLFVFCDMGSANLKGIRRLKGDVIIADHHQTNPETTIPDNIIHVNPHLYGLDGTKDVSGSGVSYLTVRPMEYKNLAGLALVGAFGDMQYKNGFSGVNKMILDDGIESHNIEVRDDLKIANKTHEPLYKALSHTINPAIKGISGDEEGSVTFLEKIGISYRIKFTELGNEEKDILKEELVKINPEIFSSVYSIPTEIPELRNLEDYSNILDACGKNKKQGLGLSICIGDRDKSIKEAQDLVKSYSDDLMHGIEWISKEGSVVQDKIQYIYTEEKRKKRIMGTLSSIGLDLEILDPEKPVLAMSRMDNIIKVSGRTTSKMTEKGVNLGYALENASKSFNGSGGGHNIAAGAVIPYREMDNFLNLVDEIIRTQLNAS, translated from the coding sequence ATGATCCAAAAACAGCAGCACTCCTTGTTAAATAAGGCAGAAGAAGCCTGCAATCTATTGCGCAGGCACTTAAAGCAAGATCATGTTGTGAGAATAATTTCTCACAACGATGCTGATGGAATATCCGCTGCTGGGGTAATGTGTAACGCAATTGCCAAAGAAAAGGGTAAATTCCATGTTACCATAGTTCCTAGATTAAAGGATGAAGTACTCTCAAAATTTTTTAAGGAAAAATATAAATTATTTGTTTTCTGCGATATGGGTAGTGCTAATCTCAAGGGTATAAGAAGACTCAAGGGTGACGTTATAATAGCTGATCATCACCAAACCAATCCCGAAACAACAATTCCAGATAATATTATACATGTCAATCCACACCTATATGGACTGGACGGTACAAAGGATGTAAGCGGATCTGGAGTATCATATCTCACTGTTCGACCTATGGAATATAAAAATCTAGCCGGACTGGCTCTTGTAGGTGCATTTGGAGACATGCAATATAAAAACGGTTTTAGTGGTGTTAATAAGATGATACTTGATGATGGTATTGAGTCCCATAATATCGAGGTTCGAGATGATCTTAAAATAGCAAACAAAACACATGAACCACTTTATAAAGCACTTTCCCATACAATTAATCCTGCTATCAAAGGGATTTCAGGAGATGAAGAAGGTTCAGTTACTTTCTTAGAAAAAATAGGAATTTCTTATAGAATTAAATTCACAGAGTTAGGCAATGAAGAGAAAGATATCCTTAAGGAAGAGCTTGTTAAGATAAACCCTGAAATTTTCAGCAGTGTTTATAGCATACCCACAGAAATACCAGAACTAAGGAACCTTGAAGATTATTCCAACATACTTGATGCTTGTGGAAAGAATAAGAAACAAGGCCTAGGCCTCAGTATATGCATAGGTGATAGAGATAAATCTATTAAAGAAGCTCAAGATCTTGTTAAAAGTTACAGTGACGATCTAATGCATGGTATTGAATGGATCAGCAAAGAGGGATCAGTTGTTCAAGATAAAATCCAATATATATACACCGAAGAAAAACGTAAAAAACGTATAATGGGTACTCTTTCCAGCATCGGTCTCGATCTTGAAATTTTAGATCCTGAAAAACCAGTTCTTGCAATGTCTCGCATGGATAATATAATAAAAGTATCTGGAAGAACCACATCAAAAATGACTGAAAAGGGAGTTAACCTAGGATATGCCCTTGAAAATGCTTCAAAAAGTTTCAATGGATCTGGTGGTGGGCATAATATTGCAGCAGGTGCTGTAATCCCTTATAGAGAAATGGATAATTTTCTGAATCTTGTTGATGAAATAATTAGAACACAATTGAATGCTAGCTGA
- a CDS encoding bifunctional N(6)-L-threonylcarbamoyladenine synthase/serine/threonine protein kinase, which translates to MICIGIEGTAEKTGVGIVDSEGRILSSVGKALIPESGGIHPREAAEHHAATIVPLIEEALSESKLHLNEIDLVAFSKGPGLGPALRTVATASRSLSLMLKIPIVGVNHCIGHVEIGKLTTGAIDPVTLYVSGGNTQIIAFDSGRYRLFGETLDIAIGNCLDQFSRSMGLGHPGGPKVEELAKKSSTYIKLPYTVKGMDLSFSGLLTAAIRKYESGEAIEDVCYSLQETAFAMLVEVTERAIAHTKKVEVLLCGGVAANTRLREMLSIMSEEHYADFYMPPIKYCGDNGAMIAWMGQLMHKNGLVTDIEDTGIIQKYRTDQVDVPWMKSSERILELPSDILEKGAEANILPGQWMDKEAVIKKRVPKGYRIEDIDNYLRKKRSKGEAKLLGEAKSCGVKTPIIYDIVKDESAIVMEKILGTPVKNIFEGSKTSNNFKFKDLCEKIGENIAKLHNCKIIHGDLTSSNMMVKDEQLIFIDFGLGMISDLVEDKGVDLLVFKKAISAIHHTISKECIESVLHGYRYANDYESVVSKMMEIEGRGRYTDKILK; encoded by the coding sequence TTGATATGTATAGGAATTGAGGGTACCGCAGAAAAAACAGGTGTAGGAATTGTAGACTCAGAAGGCAGAATCTTATCCTCTGTTGGTAAAGCCCTAATACCCGAAAGTGGAGGAATTCACCCTAGAGAAGCTGCAGAACACCATGCCGCCACAATTGTTCCTTTGATAGAAGAGGCCCTTAGTGAGTCAAAATTACATTTAAATGAAATTGATCTGGTTGCATTCTCTAAGGGCCCCGGTCTTGGACCTGCCCTCAGAACTGTTGCAACTGCATCAAGAAGCCTTTCTTTAATGCTTAAAATCCCCATAGTTGGAGTAAATCATTGCATTGGCCATGTTGAAATTGGAAAATTAACTACAGGTGCAATTGATCCAGTTACGCTTTACGTTAGTGGGGGGAACACCCAAATAATTGCTTTTGACTCAGGTAGATATAGATTATTCGGTGAAACCCTTGATATAGCCATAGGAAACTGTCTTGACCAATTTAGTAGGTCAATGGGGCTTGGGCATCCTGGCGGTCCAAAAGTTGAAGAACTGGCAAAAAAATCGTCCACCTACATTAAACTCCCTTATACTGTTAAGGGAATGGATTTATCATTTTCAGGACTTTTAACTGCTGCCATAAGGAAATATGAATCTGGTGAAGCCATAGAAGATGTTTGTTACAGCCTACAGGAAACTGCCTTTGCAATGTTAGTAGAGGTGACAGAAAGAGCCATTGCTCACACAAAGAAAGTTGAGGTCCTTTTATGTGGTGGTGTTGCTGCAAATACACGATTAAGAGAAATGCTATCAATTATGTCTGAGGAACATTATGCAGATTTTTACATGCCCCCAATAAAGTACTGTGGAGATAATGGTGCCATGATAGCTTGGATGGGGCAATTGATGCATAAAAATGGTTTAGTAACTGATATTGAAGATACAGGGATAATACAGAAATATAGAACTGACCAGGTAGATGTTCCTTGGATGAAAAGTTCTGAAAGAATATTGGAACTACCTTCAGATATATTAGAAAAAGGTGCAGAAGCTAACATATTACCCGGACAATGGATGGACAAAGAAGCTGTAATTAAGAAAAGGGTTCCAAAAGGATATAGAATCGAAGATATTGATAATTATCTGAGAAAAAAAAGAAGTAAGGGTGAAGCCAAACTGTTAGGAGAAGCAAAAAGCTGTGGTGTCAAAACTCCGATAATATATGACATTGTAAAAGATGAAAGTGCAATTGTAATGGAAAAAATATTAGGCACTCCAGTAAAAAATATTTTTGAGGGTTCAAAAACTTCCAATAACTTTAAATTTAAAGATTTATGCGAAAAAATTGGTGAAAACATTGCAAAACTCCATAACTGCAAGATAATACATGGAGATCTGACTAGTTCAAACATGATGGTTAAAGATGAACAGCTCATTTTCATAGATTTTGGACTGGGAATGATATCAGATCTGGTTGAAGATAAAGGTGTTGACCTTTTAGTGTTTAAAAAAGCAATTTCTGCAATACACCACACTATCTCCAAGGAATGTATTGAATCAGTTCTCCACGGATATCGGTACGCTAATGATTATGAATCTGTAGTATCAAAGATGATGGAAATTGAAGGACGGGGACGTTACACAGATAAAATACTTAAGTAA
- a CDS encoding 30S ribosomal protein S15, with the protein MAIKPEWTEYSNEEIEELVLKFRKEGKSTSVIGVILRDQYGIPDVKTVTGDKITAILEKHGQGEEYPEELINLIKKAVNIRDHLTENPKDLHTKRGLRIIESKIRRLVRYYVREGVLPEGWRYDPKTAALLVK; encoded by the coding sequence ATGGCAATAAAGCCTGAATGGACAGAATACTCAAATGAAGAAATTGAAGAATTAGTGTTAAAATTCAGAAAGGAAGGTAAATCTACAAGTGTTATAGGAGTTATCTTAAGAGACCAGTACGGAATTCCTGATGTTAAAACAGTAACCGGGGATAAAATAACTGCAATACTTGAAAAACATGGTCAAGGAGAAGAATATCCTGAAGAACTCATTAACCTGATAAAAAAAGCAGTTAATATTAGAGACCACTTAACAGAGAACCCAAAGGACCTTCACACCAAAAGAGGCCTTAGGATCATCGAATCCAAAATCAGAAGACTCGTAAGATATTATGTAAGGGAAGGTGTGCTCCCTGAAGGATGGAGATATGATCCAAAAACAGCAGCACTCCTTGTTAAATAA
- a CDS encoding branched-chain amino acid transaminase — translation MAFDESGKIWFNGNFVDWKDANLHVLSHVVHYGTSVFEGIRCYETKKGPAVFRLREHVQRLINSGKIYRMIIPYSVDDLSQAIVKTIQINKLKACYIRPIAFRGYGELGVYPMNCPVETVIAAWAWGKYLGEKAIEEGVDVGISSWRRMAPDTMPNMAKAGSNYMNSQLAKMESIINGYDEGIMLDYQGMVSEGSGENIFVVKDDILFTPPISSSLLSGLTRDAIIILANELELEVREEQIPREMLYIADEVFLTGTAAEVTPVRSVDKIIVGEGYRGEITRKIQETFFTIVNGENEDEYGWLTHVNSDL, via the coding sequence ATGGCATTTGATGAATCAGGAAAAATATGGTTTAATGGAAATTTCGTTGACTGGAAGGATGCAAATTTACATGTTTTATCACACGTTGTTCATTATGGAACAAGTGTTTTTGAGGGAATAAGGTGTTATGAGACTAAAAAAGGCCCTGCTGTATTCCGTTTGCGAGAGCATGTTCAACGATTAATAAATTCAGGAAAGATCTACAGAATGATAATACCGTACTCTGTTGATGATCTCAGTCAAGCTATTGTAAAGACCATTCAGATAAACAAATTGAAGGCGTGTTATATTAGGCCCATTGCTTTTAGAGGTTATGGTGAACTGGGAGTTTATCCAATGAACTGCCCTGTTGAAACTGTTATAGCTGCTTGGGCTTGGGGAAAATATTTAGGTGAAAAAGCTATTGAGGAAGGTGTTGATGTTGGAATATCCAGCTGGAGAAGAATGGCCCCAGACACCATGCCTAACATGGCAAAGGCGGGTTCAAATTATATGAACTCACAACTTGCAAAGATGGAATCCATTATCAATGGATATGATGAAGGTATCATGCTCGATTATCAGGGTATGGTTAGTGAAGGTAGTGGAGAAAATATTTTTGTTGTTAAAGATGATATTCTGTTTACACCCCCGATTTCCTCTTCCCTATTATCGGGTTTAACACGAGATGCAATAATAATTCTTGCAAATGAGTTAGAATTGGAAGTTCGTGAAGAACAGATCCCAAGGGAGATGTTATACATAGCTGATGAAGTATTTCTCACAGGTACGGCTGCTGAAGTCACTCCTGTTCGTTCTGTTGATAAGATTATTGTAGGCGAAGGTTATAGGGGAGAAATTACTAGAAAAATTCAAGAAACCTTTTTTACAATAGTTAATGGTGAAAATGAAGATGAATATGGTTGGTTGACACACGTGAATTCTGACTTATAA
- the cobT gene encoding nicotinate mononucleotide-dependent phosphoribosyltransferase CobT yields MEGVIKCYGSANMIHKLKNKDSLFLCVIASTLTSRITGITGAGATPELTDYTPAADVELVMLGEPLCLSEIPKTVVGGVAAPTPAVITKASLDLADIPFLVVDAGAAVKPNIPYMNINETPGGDINKGNAVDNSEKIFNKGVILGKNLSKLTDHLVIGESTPAGTTTALGVLTAMGYEVDHKISGSTPENPHVLKHSVVENGLKLSGFKAGELVTEPFKAIDAVGDPMIPAVAGIAMGSTVPVTLAGGTQMTAVCAVIKGIAPEFDFSSLSIATTVFVAEDETSDINFIANQISDISIFAVDPYFEKSNTIGLVNYTKGSVKEGVGAGGAMFAAMLKNVSIEDIRIRTEELCREIF; encoded by the coding sequence ATGGAAGGAGTAATAAAATGTTATGGATCAGCAAATATGATTCATAAATTGAAAAATAAGGATTCATTATTTTTATGTGTAATAGCAAGTACATTAACATCTAGAATTACAGGAATAACAGGTGCAGGAGCAACACCTGAATTAACTGATTATACTCCTGCAGCTGATGTTGAGCTTGTAATGTTGGGGGAGCCTCTTTGTCTTTCTGAGATTCCAAAAACTGTTGTAGGTGGCGTAGCAGCACCAACTCCTGCAGTAATAACTAAAGCTTCTTTAGATCTTGCAGATATTCCTTTCTTGGTTGTAGATGCGGGGGCTGCAGTAAAACCAAATATACCCTATATGAATATAAATGAAACTCCTGGAGGAGATATAAACAAGGGAAACGCTGTTGATAATTCTGAAAAAATCTTTAATAAAGGGGTTATCCTTGGTAAAAATCTTTCAAAATTAACAGATCACCTTGTGATTGGAGAAAGTACCCCTGCAGGTACTACCACAGCTCTAGGAGTTTTAACTGCAATGGGATATGAAGTTGATCATAAAATTAGTGGAAGTACTCCTGAAAATCCCCATGTACTTAAACATAGTGTTGTTGAGAATGGCCTAAAGCTTTCAGGGTTTAAAGCTGGTGAACTCGTTACTGAACCTTTTAAAGCTATAGATGCAGTTGGAGATCCAATGATACCTGCAGTTGCAGGCATTGCGATGGGGAGTACAGTACCTGTTACCCTAGCAGGAGGTACCCAAATGACTGCGGTTTGTGCAGTTATTAAAGGGATAGCACCTGAATTTGATTTTAGTTCATTATCTATTGCAACGACAGTATTTGTTGCTGAGGATGAAACTTCGGATATTAACTTTATAGCCAATCAAATTTCAGATATCAGTATTTTTGCAGTTGATCCTTACTTTGAGAAATCAAATACCATTGGTCTTGTAAACTACACTAAAGGTTCAGTAAAAGAGGGAGTTGGTGCGGGAGGGGCAATGTTCGCAGCAATGCTTAAAAATGTTTCAATTGAAGATATAAGAATTAGAACTGAAGAACTCTGTAGGGAAATTTTTTAA
- the uppP gene encoding undecaprenyl-diphosphatase UppP — protein MDIIQAIILGVIQGLTEFLPVSSSAHLVFITDILGLPQNVAFDTLLHLGTLVAVVGYFWRDIVEIITSFISSIMDIFRGKFKEGLKEKPFKKLTWLLVVGTIPAGLMGILLQKQFEALFNSVIYVGFFLIITGLLLWGAERVKPGEKDVEDISFKNALVIGIAQGIAIAPGISRSGATISAGLFSGLNRELAAKFSFLLSIPAILGAALVQAKDITSFDASTAVLIAGFLSALIFGYLAIKLLLKIIKERTLMIFAYYCWIVGITVIIISLVHP, from the coding sequence ATGGACATTATTCAAGCAATAATTTTAGGAGTAATCCAAGGTCTAACAGAATTTCTTCCAGTAAGTAGTTCTGCACATTTAGTATTTATTACAGATATTTTAGGACTACCACAAAATGTGGCATTTGACACATTATTACACCTAGGAACACTTGTAGCAGTTGTAGGATATTTCTGGAGAGATATTGTAGAAATAATTACTTCATTCATATCAAGTATTATGGATATTTTCAGAGGAAAATTCAAAGAAGGATTAAAGGAAAAACCCTTTAAAAAACTTACATGGCTCCTGGTTGTAGGAACAATACCTGCAGGATTAATGGGAATTTTACTTCAAAAACAGTTTGAAGCTCTTTTTAATTCTGTTATATACGTTGGATTCTTCTTGATTATTACAGGACTGTTATTGTGGGGTGCTGAAAGAGTTAAACCTGGAGAGAAGGATGTGGAAGATATTTCATTTAAAAATGCTCTTGTAATCGGTATTGCACAGGGTATTGCAATAGCTCCAGGTATCTCAAGATCAGGTGCAACCATCTCTGCAGGACTATTTTCAGGACTTAACAGAGAGTTAGCAGCAAAGTTTAGTTTTTTATTATCCATACCAGCTATACTGGGCGCTGCTTTAGTACAAGCTAAAGATATAACAAGTTTTGATGCAAGTACTGCGGTTTTAATAGCAGGATTTTTATCAGCATTAATTTTCGGTTATTTAGCAATCAAATTACTACTTAAAATAATTAAAGAACGGACACTGATGATCTTTGCATACTATTGTTGGATCGTCGGTATTACTGTAATAATCATCTCTTTAGTGCATCCATAA
- a CDS encoding XTP/dITP diphosphatase, with the protein MKITFITGNQHKVKEANGIFDNFGIELEHVDLGYPEIQGNLVDVAWYGAKHVAKRLGKPVIVEDAGIFIKALDWFPGTYSSYVQDTLGNQGILKLMGDVKDRYAEFRSVIGFCTPKTEPEIFLGAVNGCIGYIEKGNYGFAYDPLFTPEGYDKTFGELSITEKNKFSHRRKSLEKFAIWYKDYRGD; encoded by the coding sequence ATGAAGATAACATTTATAACTGGTAACCAACACAAAGTAAAAGAAGCCAATGGTATCTTTGATAACTTTGGAATAGAACTGGAACATGTAGACCTCGGTTACCCAGAAATCCAAGGAAATTTGGTAGATGTAGCCTGGTATGGTGCAAAACATGTTGCCAAGCGTCTTGGCAAACCAGTGATAGTTGAAGACGCAGGTATTTTCATTAAAGCCCTTGATTGGTTTCCAGGTACTTATTCATCCTATGTACAGGATACACTGGGAAATCAGGGTATATTGAAACTTATGGGTGATGTTAAAGACAGATATGCCGAATTCAGGTCGGTTATTGGGTTCTGCACCCCCAAAACCGAGCCCGAGATTTTTTTAGGTGCTGTCAATGGATGTATAGGATACATTGAGAAAGGGAATTATGGATTTGCATATGATCCCTTATTCACGCCTGAAGGATATGATAAAACCTTCGGAGAATTATCCATAACTGAAAAAAATAAATTTTCTCACCGTAGAAAATCACTTGAAAAGTTTGCAATTTGGTATAAAGATTATAGAGGTGATTAG